The genomic interval CCCGGGTTGCTGAAAAGCAATGTTGTTACCAAAGAGATAGCAGAGGCCTCCGATGAAAAATTTACATCTTTTAAGGAATGGCCCAAGTCATTATAGTCTTTGTCTGTTAAGGTCTGGGAAAACCTTCTCATTGTAAGGAACTGCTCATTATCTTTCCCGAATGCCACAAAAATTCTTCTCCTGTAATCAGCCAATCCTTTTTTGGAAGTGTCTCCTTTTGAAATAGCTGCGGCTGCTATCTCGCCTGCAATCTTCCCTGATTCCATTCCGGTTCTTAATCCTCCTCCTGATATATAATTAACAGCTCCTGCGGCATCCCCTGCTAACATTACATCATCTGCGACTATATCAGATGGCGGCGCTCCTGGAATTATTCCTGCTGTTTTTTCTATAATCTGGTATTCCTTGAATACTCTTCCAACAAAACCGTTCAAAAAGTAATCAGGAACAGAAATATCAAACTCCTTAAGTTTGTCTTCAAACATTCCTATTCCCACATTGGCAGTACTGTTTCCTTTCGAAAAAATCCAAGCATAACCGCCACCAGGGGCAATCTTGGGACCCAAAAAACACCTAACTCTATCTAAATCTTCAAGTTCGGGCGAGTATACTAAATACTGCTGACCAAGTATTTTATCAGAAGGATTTAGTTTTGTGTCTACTCCTGCACATTTACCTATCCTGGATTCAGGACCGTCTGCTCCGATTACAATCTTAGCAGGAAAAGAATAATCGTGCCCAGATGAAACCACCCTAACTACCACACAATCTGCTTCTTTGTTTCTTGTAAACCCAACTGCTGTGCCCTTAACTATTTCAGCTCCCGCTCTCAGCGCGCTTATTGCCAAATCTTTGTCTAAAATTCTTCTCTCTAAAACATATCCCTTCCTATCCACTGTTATTGTAGTTCCGTCTGGAGTAATAATTTCAGCTATTTTTGCCTGCTTAGCTACCCAACGCGGAACTGCCTTTTCTCCTAAAAGAGCTTTTAATATTTCTAACCCCTCTTCACTTATTCCTTCCGCGCATTGGACCGGAATACCTATTCCGTGATGTTTTTCTACCATCAAAACATCTAATCCCTGTTCCGCTGCTGTTTTCGCCGCTACTGATCCGGACGGCCCTGCTCCAACTACTACCACGTCAAATATTCCTTTTTCCCCCATTTTACATCATCCTCCTTTTTCAATTTTTCGTGTACTTTTAATGGCTTATTTCTTCGCCATCTAATAAACCTTATTATACATTCAAATTTTTGTCAAATGTTAAATGTGCACTTTAATAATCTTGCGACCGCAAGAAAAGTCAAGTAGACAAGTGTTAAACATTCAATGCATAACAAACCAGCACGATCGTATCAGTTTGTTATAAAGATTATCCAAATATAAATCTTTAAAAAATCGCATAGATAAAAAAAGAACGTTCAGTCATTTTAACCAAACGCGTTTTTGTTTTTTCAGCCAAACGCTAATTAAGCAAATGTTTGCGATTATAGCACTACTCCCAGCCGAATATATCTTTCACTTGCTTTATTCTCTCGACATCGCCTGTTCTTTTGAAATATCCCAATGCTCTGCTGCCGAAACTCATAGCTAAATCACCTCTGCCTTCCATTTTCCAATATTCTTCTGCCAATCTTGCTTCTGTCAAAGCGAGCCCCCTCTCGTCCTGCGCTTCTCTTCGCGCGGCCAAAGTCATTTTATAAAACAAAATGGCTTTCTCTGTATCCCCTCTCACTTGCTTAATATACGCAAGGTTTTGCATCATATTTCCAATATCTGCGATAGTCGCCGCGTCATCTGCCATTGCCTCTATGAGCACCATTTTTGTTTGCCGTATTTCCTCGTCAAAAATTGTAATCTTGCCGTATATCTTGCAGATGAATCGCTGGAATACAGAATACGCTTTTGCTATTGGGTCATTTTCTCTGAACGCAATTGCCATTTCTATCGCTTCGACAGCTATATCATATTTGCCCATTCTCTGCAAAGTACTCCCTCGATAATGCCATGTCAATCCCAACAAAGATTGTTGCATCTCGACTTCAGGCAAAAGATTTATCTCATCAAAAGCCATGTTCAACTGGGCTAACGCCTCTTCGTTCTTACCAACTTTCGAAAGCCGATTCGCTTCATTCACCATTTCCCTTATCTTCTTTTCTTCCATTTTTCTCTTTTTTTCACCTCCTGTTCTTTTTTCTATATTAAACTCTTATGTGCTGATGGTTTATTTTCTTACCATCAAATAAACAATATCACTTTTTTAAAGTTTGTCAAATTTTTAAGCCGATGAATGAAGCAAACCTGGGCTTTTTTTCTTTGTAAATTTTTGGAAATTGTTCCTGTTTTCGGGCTGAAAAATATTTTTTGTATTTACAAAAAGTGCAAACTTTACAATCTTCTATATTTTTTCTTTTTATCCCAGACTTTAAAAGTTCGTCAAAAGCTAACTTGGTTAAATCAAAAAATATTTTTTCTTTTCTTTTCACAAAATATTTCTTGAATTTAGTATTTTTAAGATTTTGATAACTTTTTCCTTTTAACCAATAATGACAAACCCTTATATGCGGACCAATTCCCACTAAAACATCTTTTGGATTTGTTTTAAAATTCCTAACCATTTTATCAATAGTATTTTTAATAATTCCCTTAACTAAACAATTCCTGCCGCTGTGTAAAGCGGCAATTACTTTTTGTTTTGGATCGTATATTAAAATTGGCACACAATCAGCAGAAATTGTGGCTAAAATCTGGCCGGGTATATTGGAAATTAAACCATCAACATTTTTTACGGTTTTTCCTAAGTCTTTCTGTTTGCAGATATGAACTCTTGAACTAAAAACCTGCTGCGCCCAAATCAAATTTTTGGAATTAATATTTTTGTAAGCTAAAAATTCTAAAAATTTTATTGCTTGCTTATTAGTTCTCATTGAACCAAAAGAATTATCTGAAACTCCATGAATTAAGTTTTTATTTTTAAAAATTTTAAACTGCATAGATTTATTTTACAATAAACCTCAAAATTTTCCAAAAAAACAAGCAGAGATATAAATATAATTCTCTGCATAAAACTTTTTTATATTTGTGCTATCTTTCACAACTTTTCCATTACTTCTCTTAATCTGTTCCTGAGTCCGCCAAGATGTCCTCTTGATGGTTCTTCTTCCTGCAAATAATAGTCCGCTGCTAACAGCAAATCTCTCGCTCCATCTATGATATCTATGTTTCCTCTGATCCTCGCCGCTCCTCTGTTGTTGACAATATTCCCGGCGTGCCTGAAATCTTCTCTTGAAATTTCCTCGAAATCATTTATCTCATTAAAAACCTTTACTGCTCCACTGAAGTCACTTTCTTTCATCTTGCGTAGTCCTCTGGCATTTATTTCTCTGAAAATCGACGCTGTATTTCCCGTCTTACTTGCTATCTCACGGATTTCTTTTTCTATCCTTCTGGCCTCGTCAAAGTTCTCTTCAAGCTCGCTAACAATCACTGTCAACAAATAGCCATATTTCACCTTAAGCGACGGCTCCTTTATTTGTTGATAATACTCTCCTACGCTTTCCTTAAGCATAGATATGTGCCGGTCGGTTGTGAAAAACTTTCTAACCCAGTAATACTCTCCGAAAAAGCCATTATATATCCCCTCCGCGATCTCCTCTACTGATTTACCGCCTTCCTTCATGTCTTCCTCTAGTTTATTTGTCTTTTCCATTATTGACACGTATTCCTCTCCTCCAACAGCCTTTGCATAAAGACTGTTAATTTCCTCTATCCTATTTTCAAATTCTCCCATTTTTTCCTTTTTACCTCCTTTTTTACAATCACCTTTTATATATTCTCCCAACGATTTCCGTCGCCATCGTAACCATCAATCTCTCCATTCGGACAAATGACAGCTGTTACTATTCCTACTCCATGATTAAAGACGTTTTGGCATTCTCCAGTTATTCTAGCCTTCTCTTTCACCCTTCTAAATTGTTCTTCTATTTCTATTTCTTCCATTTTTTTTCTTTTCACCTCTTTTTACTTTTTCTCCTTTTTTACTTCTAAATGTGCAGGTCATCGGGCTTGCTCACACACCTAAAATTAGGTGATAATAAAAACAGCAAGCCCTCACTGAATTATAAGCATAGCAAACTCTTTCCTTTTTGTCAATATTTGGATATAATTAGATTATGACTAATAAATTCAGGGCTATATCAATTTTTGTTTTAATATCTTCATTTTTTCTGATTACTCCTATTTTGGTTTTACACTCGCAGGGATATCGTTTTGATTTTAATCCGCCAAGCGGCGGAATAAAAATTACCCAAACAGGGGGTTTGTTTGTGAAGGTTTTTCCTAAAAATGCTGATGTTTTTTTAGATGGAAAGATAGAAGAAAAAACAAGCTTTTTCTTTGGCTCGGTTTATATTGATAACTTGCTGCCAAAAAAATACAATATTCGGGTAGAAAAAAATGATTATAATATCTGGGAAAAAAATTTAGAAATAAAAGAAAAACAAGTTGCTGAAGCGAAAAACATTACTTTAATTCCAAAAAATTTAGAGATTAAAACTTTAACTAAAAAAGTAGAAAACTTTTGGGTTTTATCTCAAGAAAAATTAATTTTTGAAGAATCCGCTTCCGCCTTCGCTAAAGCTTCGGCGGATGAAAAAGCTACGACGGACGAGGATGAATGGGCTTTGAAAATATTTGATTTAGAAAACAATCTTAAGAACCACTTAATTAGTGAAAAAGAAATTTCTAAAAAAGAATCAGAGCTATTAAAATTAAATATTTCTTCAGACAATAAAAAAATCCTCTTGAAACTCGGGATTAAAGAACAGCTTCAATACTATATCTTAGATTTAGAACAAAGCCCGCCTGAAATTATTCCTCTTGATTTTTTAGAATCAGACGCAGAAAGAGTTGATTTTCATCCTCAAGAGCTAAATATAATATTTTATTTTAAAGATGGTAATTTATTTGAAGTTGATTTACTAAAACACATCGAGAATTGTTCTCGATGTGTTTTAGAAGAAATATTGACTTATAAAATTTTAGACAATAATATTTATTATATTAATCAGCGCGGTTATATTTTTAAAAATAATTTATCTTTTGATTCTGAAGAAAAAATCAATATTGTTCCTTTTTCTTTAAAAAAGGAAACTAAATATGAATTAAAAGTTGAGAATAGCCTTATTTTTATTTTAGAAAACCAAAGTTTATTTTTATTTAACTCAAAAGATAAAAACTTTGAAAAAATCTTTGAGCCAGTAAAAGAAATTAAACTCTCTCCTGACGGCAAAAAAATCCTTTATTTTAATGAACACGAAATCTGGATTTTATTCCTGGAAAAACAAGAAAAACAGCCAAAAAAAGAAGCAATGACCAAGCAATTTCTAAGCCGTTTTTCAGAAAAAATCAATGATGTTTCCTGGTTTAATTCTCATTATTTAATATTTGATTTAGAAAGTAAAATAAGAGTCATGGAAATCGATGACCGTGACAAAATAAATAATTATGAATTGTGTTCAGAAATAAAAAAATTCACTTGGGGTAATGAATTTAAACAACTTTACATTCTTACTAAAAAAAACGTTTTGAATTTTATTCCTCTATCTTCTTTTTAAAATCATTCCAATCAATCTCTCCATCTCCAGCTGTTGAACAAACATCTTTAAACTGGCAATAGTTGCACTGCCAGTTATTTGGCGATTCTGCCAATTTTGGAGGAATAAGATTATTGTCAATTTTTGTTTTTAGCGATTCAAATCCTTGTAAAAGAGATTTCACAAGATTTTCATCATAATCAAACACAAATTCTTTAATGTTTTGCTGGTCTTTATCAATATAAAGCAATATGCCTTTTTTAATTTTAAAATAATGAAGATAAAGCTGGACTTGTTGGAGATTCTCTGGCTTTGGCTCAGTTAGGTTTCTAAAAATCATACTGTTCATACTTTTAATATCTAAAACATAAAGCTCATTATTTAAAGAAAGAATAGCATCTGCTCTGCCGGAAATTATTTCTTGTTCAGGGATTTTTATTTCTGCCGCTACCACAATACCTAATCTAATTAAGGTATTAATAGTGTTCATATGCATTGACTCTCCACGTTCAAATATTCTTAGAATGCGCGCATCCATCTTTTCCCTGGGTACATTTTTAAATTTAAAAAATACTGCCCGGGGACATTTGCCCGCATCAGTAATATAAAAATGATTCTGCTCTCTATTGCTTTGCTGTTCCAAATAAAATTTATCTATAAGTTCTGTTAGCATATTATCTCTTTCTCCACTGCGGAGCGCGCACCGCACTGGCACTCGCCACACTTGACAAATTACGTGGGATTGCTATAATAAAAACAGGAGGTAAAAAATGATAAACGACAGTGGTATTCTATACATTGAACCATCGGCTCGTGTATCTCTTCATCCAATCGTCGATCAGTTGACCCGCAAGATGACTGCAGCATTTCGTCGAAGTATTCCTGGCCCTGGATATCGTGGATTCCATGTATGTAGCTGTGGTGTATTTAGTTCTAACTGCGACTACAAGTTACCGAACGACCAGATAACTAATTCTCTATGTATTCACTATCTG from Candidatus Parcubacteria bacterium carries:
- the pgeF gene encoding peptidoglycan editing factor PgeF — encoded protein: MQFKIFKNKNLIHGVSDNSFGSMRTNKQAIKFLEFLAYKNINSKNLIWAQQVFSSRVHICKQKDLGKTVKNVDGLISNIPGQILATISADCVPILIYDPKQKVIAALHSGRNCLVKGIIKNTIDKMVRNFKTNPKDVLVGIGPHIRVCHYWLKGKSYQNLKNTKFKKYFVKRKEKIFFDLTKLAFDELLKSGIKRKNIEDCKVCTFCKYKKYFSARKQEQFPKIYKEKKPRFASFIGLKI
- a CDS encoding NAD(P)/FAD-dependent oxidoreductase, which encodes MGEKGIFDVVVVGAGPSGSVAAKTAAEQGLDVLMVEKHHGIGIPVQCAEGISEEGLEILKALLGEKAVPRWVAKQAKIAEIITPDGTTITVDRKGYVLERRILDKDLAISALRAGAEIVKGTAVGFTRNKEADCVVVRVVSSGHDYSFPAKIVIGADGPESRIGKCAGVDTKLNPSDKILGQQYLVYSPELEDLDRVRCFLGPKIAPGGGYAWIFSKGNSTANVGIGMFEDKLKEFDISVPDYFLNGFVGRVFKEYQIIEKTAGIIPGAPPSDIVADDVMLAGDAAGAVNYISGGGLRTGMESGKIAGEIAAAAISKGDTSKKGLADYRRRIFVAFGKDNEQFLTMRRFSQTLTDKDYNDLGHSLKDVNFSSEASAISLVTTLLFSNPGIAARFAVFKVKNKL
- a CDS encoding PD-(D/E)XK nuclease family protein, coding for MLTELIDKFYLEQQSNREQNHFYITDAGKCPRAVFFKFKNVPREKMDARILRIFERGESMHMNTINTLIRLGIVVAAEIKIPEQEIISGRADAILSLNNELYVLDIKSMNSMIFRNLTEPKPENLQQVQLYLHYFKIKKGILLYIDKDQQNIKEFVFDYDENLVKSLLQGFESLKTKIDNNLIPPKLAESPNNWQCNYCQFKDVCSTAGDGEIDWNDFKKKIEE